In Corylus avellana chromosome ca2, CavTom2PMs-1.0, the following proteins share a genomic window:
- the LOC132171071 gene encoding calcium-transporting ATPase 12, plasma membrane-type-like — protein MSTESSDHDGDLESQQTVLLIAASGNSTPRTRWSRIYLILREQNRKLREDGAAQKDSLGLERSTSSSTSCYSIISTDMTGEADLQSNGSDQEILSASNEVSINIVTTTILDGASNAKLQQENIARMVKEKDRDSLHNFGGIQVIAKALNTDLEKGIHGDEQDLRSRRLTSTLSTTQAPKQGFLQILVTSCNSYIIVLLSVSAVLSIGFGMKEEGRRSGWEDGVVIIVAIIILELAPSLRDFWLQHSQKTSPMSRQKPLESVDVFRGGCPQKVSLGDVLVGDIVCLERETQIPADGLFISGELLELNYDGVESTIDEMNPFLFFGAKVVGGTGRMLVTSVGMDTTWWQLMNQVTQALDRAPLPAKIDRVSTGSQIVGLSILILILVVSFLHFELSKEDAGSNQPDFRGKPTASREIIDAIKRIVIKPNGKTSTLTTSLTMLLVGVTEGIPLVIALAITYWNRKMLSDKASAQQPWACLTMSSVTTICIHSLAFEMLCTGETRKAIQGWANAGVRVIFVSDANVSVLEGIALECGLLPSPNRLVLEVENFQKYSDKERMNEVDKIMAMGSSSPPDRLLLVQCLKKKGHKVAVVGGKINDIPALKEADVGIVIDSSCSCEMARECSDIIIRDGDDFSFLVTIIWCGRCTYDNIQKYIQLELTMNIAGLLITSITTMSFGYSPISAIQLLWANFIVTLLGGLALLSEPLMEENKLPLMRQSGPLITKAMWRNLVSQALYQVAILLTFQFKGQAILGISQKVSQTIIFNSFVLCQVFNQVNSRELEKKNVFRGIHRNPFFWVAVVGILVLQVCFIEIAHILVDDPKLNWLQWSVCLVIGMLSCANDWGTKWAAGCIRGWFTGPFCPNMGGTTSMTPSAPSDSATLELPLMKTT, from the exons ATGTCAACCGAGAGCTCTGACCATGATGGAGATCTGGAGTCCCAGCAAACGGTTTTGCTAATAGCAGCCAGTGGTAACAGTACTCCAAGAACCCGTTGGAGCAGGATTTATCTGATTCTTAGAGAGCAAAATCGCAAGTTGAGAGAAGATGGAGCTGCTCAGAAGGATTCTCTCGGTCTTGAGAGATCAACTTCATCATCTACTTCTTGTTACAGTATCATCAGCACCGATATGACAGGAGAAGCA GATCTACAAAGCAACGGAAGTGATCAGGAAATCTTGTCCGCATCAAATGAAGTTTCAATAAATATTGTAACTACTACAATATTGGATGGTGCAAGTAACGCAAAACTCCAACAAGAAAACATAGCGAGAATGGTAAAGGAGAAGGACCGAGATTCCTTACACAATTTTGGAGGCATCCAAGTAATCGCAAAGGCTCTGAATACTGATTTAGAGAAGGGAATCCATGGTGATGAGCAGGATCTACGCTCTCGACGCCTAACCAGCACGCTCTCCACAACACAGGCTCCTAAGCAAGGCTTCCTTCAAATTCTCGTAACATCTTGCAATAGTTACATTATTGTCCTTCTCTCCGTGTCCGCCGTGCTGTCAATTGGCTTTGGGATGAAGGAGGAAGGCCGGAGGAGTGGCTGGGAGGATGGAGTAGTCATAATTGTTGCCATAATAATACTTGAACTTGCACCTTCCCTGCGTGACTTCTGGCTCCAGCATTCACAGAAGACGTCTCCAATGTCAAGGCAAAAGCCATTGGAATCAGTTGATGTCTTCAGAGGGGGATGCCCGCAGAAAGTTTCCCTAGGAGATGTTTTGGTGGGTGACATAGTATGCCTGGAGAGGGAAACTCAGATCCCTGCTGATGGTTTGTTCATATCTGGGGAGCTTCTAGAACTAAATTATGATGGTGTAGAGTCCACCATCGATGAAATGAACCCGTTTCTTTTCTTTGGCGCAAAGGTGGTTGGTGGAACTGGTCGCATGCTGGTTACATCTGTGGGGATGGATACGACATGGTGGCAGTTGATGAACCAGGTTACTCAAGCCCTCGACAGGGCCCCATTACCTGCTAAAATTGACAGGGTGAGCACTGGCTCACAGATTGTTGGGCTCTCAATCTTGATCCTCATCCTTGTGGTGTCGTTCCTCCATTTCGAGCTTAGCAAGGAAGATGCTGGCTCTAACCAACCAGATTTCAGGGGAAAACCAACTGCAAGCAGAGAGATAATAGATGCAATAAAGAGAATTGTCATCAAACCAAATGGGAAGACCAGTACCTTAACAACTTCACTTACTATGTTGCTGGTTGGCGTAACGGAAGGAATCCCTTTGGTAATTGCGCTTGCCATCACTTATTGGAACAGGAAGATGCTGTCTGACAAGGCCTCTGCTCAACAACCTTGGGCTTGTCTCACCATGAGTTCAGTCACAACTATTTGCATTCACTCGCTGGCATTTGAAATGTTGTGCACAGGGGAGACAAGAAAAGCAATACAAGGTTGGGCAAATGCTGGAGTTCGTGTCATTTTTGTTTCAGATGCTAATGTCTCCGTGTTGGAAGGCATAGCTCTCGAGTGTGGGCTGCTTCCCAGCCCAAACAGATTGGTGCTTGAAGTTGAAAACTTCCAAAAATACAGCGACAAGGAGAGGATGAATGAAGTAGATAAAATCATGGCGATGGGAAGTTCCTCCCCTCCAGACAGGCTCCTTCTAGTGcagtgtttgaagaaaaaaggcCACAAAGTAGCAGTCGTTGGAGGCAAAATAAATGACATTCCAGCCCTAAAAGAAGCTGATGTGGGGATTGTGATAGATAGTAGTTGCAGCTGTGAAATGGCCAGAGAATGTTCTGACATCATCATCAGGGATGGCGACGATTTCAGTTTCTTGGTCACCATTATATGGTGCGGAAGATGTACTTACGACAACATTCAGAAGTATATCCAGCTTGAGCTTACCATGAACATTGCAGGGCTGTTGATAACCTCCATCACAACAATGTCATTCGGATATTCTCCAATTTCGGCAATCCAATTGCTTTGGGCTAATTTCATCGTGACCCTTTTGGGTGGCCTTGCATTACTGAGTGAGCCGCTGATGGAGGAGAACAAGCTGCCACTCATGAGGCAAAGTGGACCACTGATCACCAAGGCTATGTGGAGAAACCTAGTCAGTCAAGCTCTATATCAGGTTGCCATCTTATTGACCTTCCAATTCAAAGGGCAAGCAATCTTGGGCATCAGCCagaaggttagtcaaaccattATCTTCAATAGTTTCGTTCTTTGCCAAGTGTTTAACCAAGTCAATTCAAGGGAGCTGGAGAAGAAGAATGTCTTTAGAGGCATTCATCGTAACCCATTTTTTTGGGTGGCCGTGGTTGGTATTCTGGTGCTGCAGGTGTGTTTTATTGAGATTGCACATATCCTTGTCGACGATCCAAAATTGAATTGGTTGCAATGGTCCGTCTGTCTTGTAATTGGGATGTTATCATGTGCTAACGATTGGGGTACAAAGTGGGCTGCAGGTTGCATCAGGGGTTGGTTTACTGGGCCATTTTGCCCAAATATGGGGGGAACCACTAGCATGACACCCTCCGCTCCCTCAGACTCTGCAACTCTTGAGCTGCCACTAATGAAAACTACTTGA
- the LOC132170182 gene encoding calcium-transporting ATPase 8, plasma membrane-type-like: MADKAKEDLDRDSSCIVNLDETGRNPQTVPSVEITSAILAHVSINLDSNNAKFQQAHIIPRILAERGVQGVAEALDTDLENGLDEEHLYCRRQASTLSLTLAPTPGFFIRILKACNDCTVGLLFLAAGLSIFFGINGMTDGLLYGFITISVIIVIVVQKMSGKQQPPEMPRRVVIVKRGGHEKEVSSSDVLVGDIVPLERGRLVPADGLFFTFGESLKLELDDGSTIDANKPFLFYGAKVTGGTGGMLVTSVGTDTTFGQLMTQVTQTPGMTPLPAELDKVNNILHVVGLLIPILILFVLFLRLKLGDEDVKSKLPQLKGKPIHIVDAINGLFVNSNGRFNTLIATLSMSLLGVKGGMPYVISCGIDYWQKKMLSEKAFADQKPLAWLTMGSVSTICIDKSAWLTLNQPAVGKDSKETSKAIEGLKTAGVNIILVSEDKESGLEAIALESDGLVLEGENFRNYSDEERMSKVNNITLMESCTPFDKLLLVQCLKKKGKRVAMVGGKTNEIPALKEADVGLVMESYSSEMARESSEIIIRDGNFSFLVTIVRCGRCTYENIRKYIQFQLSMTIAGLLIPTITTISFAYSPISIIQLPWANFVSTFLGGLALMTEPPTDKLMKKLPLRQTEPLITKAMWRNLVSQALYQTAISVFLQSKGQTILGISKKVSETIIFNSFVLCQVFNIVNARELEKKNVFRGIHSNPWIWVAVCVILVLQVAFIEIAHILIGNGNLNWVEWLVCLIIGMSLLATDWATKWTSE, translated from the exons ATGGCAGATAAAGCTAAGGAGGATCTTGACAGAGATTCATCATGTATCGTCAACTTGGATGAAACAGGAAGA AACCCACAAACAGTGCCAAGCGTGGAAATCACTTCAGCAATATTAGCTCATGTTTCCATAAATTTGGATTCCAATAATGCAAAATTCCAACAAGCCCACATAATTCCCAGGATTTTAGCGGAGAGAGGTGTCCAAGGAGTTGCTGAGGCTTTGGATACTGATTTAGAGAACGGGCTCGATGAGGAACATCTATATTGTCGGCGCCAAGCCAGCACATTATCCCTAACACTTGCTCCTACACCGGGCTTCTTTATACGTATCCTAAAAGCTTGCAATGATTGCACCGTTGGGCTTCTATTCTTGGCTGCAGGATTGTCAATTTTCTTTGGTATCAACGGCATGACCGATGGTTTACTCTACGGTTTCATCACAATTTCTGTTATCATTGTGATTGTGGTACAGAAAATGTCAGGAAAGCAACAACCACCGGAAATGCCTCGAAGGGTGGTTATAGTCAAGAGAGGGGGACACGAAAAGGAAGTTTCCAGCTCCGATGTTTTAGTAGGTGACATTGTTCCCCTCGAGAGGGGTCGTCTGGTCCCTGCTGATGGTTTGTTCTTCACATTTGGTGAATCCTTAAAACTGGAATTGGATGATGGGTCTACCATTGATGCCAATAAGCCATTTTTGTTCTATGGTGCAAAGGTGACTGGTGGAACTGGTGGCATGTTGGTTACATCAGTGGGCACAGATACAACATTTGGTCAGTTGATGACTCAGGTTACCCAAACCCCCGGCATGACCCCATTACCAGCGGAACTTGATAAAGTGAATAACATATTACATGTTGTTGGCCTTTTAATCCCTATCCTCATCCTTTTTGTGTTGTTCCTCCGCTTGAAGCTTGGAGATGAAGATGTTAAATCTAAGCTCCCACAGCTCAAGGGGAAACCAATTCATATAGTGGATGCAATCAACGGACTTTTTGTGAATTCAAATGGGAGGTTCAATACTTTAATAGCCACACTTAGTATGTCGCTGCTTGGAGTAAAGGGAGGAATGCCTTATGTAATCTCGTGCGGTATTGACTATTGGCAGAAGAAGATGCTGTCTGAAAAGGCCTTTGCGGATCAAAAACCTTTGGCTTGGCTCACCATGGGCTCGGTCTCAACTATCTGCATTGACAAATCTGCTTGGCTAACACTAAACCAACCGGCAGTTGGCAAGGACTCTAAAGAGACAAGCAAAGCAATAGAAGGTTTGAAAACAGCTGGGGTTAACATCATACTGGTTTCAGAAGATAAAGAGTCGGGGTTGGAAGCCATAGCTCTGGAGTCAGATGGATTGGTGCTTGAAGGTGAAAATTTTCGAAATTACAGCGACGAAGAGAGGATGAGTAAGGTAAATAATATCACCTTGATGGAAAGTTGTACCCCATTTGATAAGCTCCTTCTGGTGcagtgtttgaagaaaaaaggcaAGAGAGTAGCAATGGTTGGAGGCAAAACAAACGAGATTCCTGCACTGAAAGAAGCTGACGTGGGACTTGTGATGGAGAGTTATAGCAGCGAAATGGCCAGAGAAAGTTCTGAAATCATCATCAGGGATGGTAACTTCAGTTTCTTGGTCACCATTGTAAGGTGCGGGAGATGTACATATGAAAATATACGCAAGTATATCCAATTTCAGCTTAGCATGACTATTGCAGGGCTGTTGATACCCACCATCACAACCATATCTTTTGCATATTCTCCAATTTCGATAATCCAATTGCCATGGGCAAACTTTGTTTCCACTTTTCTAGGTGGCCTTGCATTAATGACTGAGCCGCCAACAGATAAATTGATGAAGAAGCTGCCACTGAGACAAACCGAACCACTGATCACCAAGGCTATGTGGAGAAACCTTGTCAGCCAAGCTCTATATCAGACTGCCATCTCGGTGTTCCTCCAATCTAAAGGGCAGACTATCCTGGGCATCAGCAAGAAGGTTAGTGAAACCATTATCTTTAATAGCTTTGTTCTCTGCCAAGTATTTAACATAGTCAACGCTAGGGAGCTGGAGAAGAAGAATGTGTTCAGGGGCATTCATAGTAACCCCTGGATTTGGGTGGCTGTGTGTGTTATTCTAGTGCTCCAGGTGGCTTTTATTGAGATTGCACATATCCTTATAGGCAATGGAAATTTGAATTGGGTGGAGTGGCTCGTCTGTCTTATAATTGGGATGAGTTTATTGGCAACCGATTGGGCTACAAAATGGACATCAGAATGA